The genomic region CTCTTAAACCGCTTGATAGTCTTCAAGTGTTTCTGATATTCCAATATATCAAAGGAGGAACCCTCCTCATTTTGCACCCGTGACAAGATGACAGACACAGCTGCTATCAAAGATAAAAATGACGACATGTTTCTATTCGGCACTTTTGCAGCCACAGTTTTTAAGTGATTTGATAAAATGGAAGTTTACAGTGTgagaaaaggattttttttttttatcgtatcAGAGACAAGATGGTCATATCTAGCCCAAGTGGCAGGTCAAAGCATATACACATTTCTATTCAGCACTCTTGCAGCCGACATTTTGTAGGCGATTGCCAAACTTTCATTTTGAATGAACGGCTGAAGTCAAAGCTGTTGCGTTTTAATATGTGACACATTCAGCCCGTATTACGTAATCCGTCTTTTAATTGCGCCCGATGACATCGCGGTTAATATTGGAGCCGTCCAGTGCTATTTCCAAAAGGAGGGATTTGGCCGCCGGGCGCTGTAACCGAACCCTGTCCGACGGCCGCCACTTTGAGGGACTTCTATAAATAAATCGGGCCGCACATGGCGAcacgcccccacccccccaccccccgcggAATGATTAGCTCATGGCAGCGGCGGTGCGCGTAAGCCGCAACAATTTTTCTCCCGCTCGCTGCTCCGCGAGCGCGTGTCAAGAATGCGGTCTCGCAGGAATCCACAAACTTCACtttatattgtgtgtgtggtgtttAACGTAAATTTGCTAATGAATGTTAGCTTGTTAAGCGCGGCGGGGGCGGGGGTGTGTGATGGAGGTTTGGCGCGCTAAAGCTAGCTGGCTCGCAGGCACGTCTGCCTCGGTTATATTTGACAAGCGTTGACTTTCAATTTCTTGCCAGTTAACACCGGCAATGACTTATTTGCTtcagacattttagttcatgttgAGCCACATGAGTAGTGACATTGAGCTGCGTTTGGTGTGTAAGGAAGGTTGAAATACGCAAGTAGTCACAGCCTAGCTGTGTTTATGGCTAGCTGTTAGCTTAGCgtcagttttttttatatggctAAAATTAGCCAACATTTGCCTTTTATTCACCATCTAAATATGAAAAACAGTTATcacggtggggggggggggggtgctcacCCACGAttggtgggggcgggggggggggggttggggtgcTCACCCACGATTGGTGGAAATTTGCaccatcttattttattttaatgtttttttggggggcaattttaccctttttaactcattcactcacaaccCCCTTTTCCACTGGCTGTTTGACTAAATTTTGGcaaattttgcaaagcccacatactgttgtgttctattactataaaaacagtaccaaaagaaagattagagactcttctttcatcaggaaaaaaaaaaagtatatttgtatctgtttctgtttttgcagcaattggcattagaatatagctaagtttcatcgataTTCACATTTCGGGTGAAAacgctgtcaaaaagagcttgttacaacatggccctggttgatctcgtttttgtaataactaccattgcttctgtgcagttccgaggctgcatccaagccttctgtatgctctagcataaaacaacatttaaaaaaaacaaaaaaacaaaacaaaaaacaaaaaacgtataaacacgtctttgggagcaaatgagttaaatacgcCTTGGCGCCCGTTCTCACTCCCTTACTGTCAAGAAATGGGAGACTTTCATGTAACATAGCTTTTTATTTAAACtcacacataaaacaaaatgtaattaaacatAACATCTAAACACCCACGTGTTCAAATAAACCATACATTAgcgaaagtctgctagcttgtaTGCCGTAGACTTGCTAACAGCAGCTGGCCAGTGTGGCCAGGtttacgataattatcgtatttgtacgataatttgaccatcTGTACGATGTACGatcaataatcctaaaaaaaaattggcaaacatacgataatttgaccatttcgGATTATTGCCGGTACAACTGAAactgaacagttttttttttttttttttttgcgaatcTTGAAGGCATCTGTTATCATGTGACATAATACCAGCCGATCGCGCTTTGCTGGGCATGACGAGAGACGTccatgcattgattggctgaatggtTAAGTGCCCGCCCCCCAGGAGACACCCCAAACAGGAAATCGTGCGAGGCTCAAACCACCTATCCGGTAATATATGCAGATCAGTGACGTTAACCCGCAACGAAACCACAAGAACGACGACACTTACATCCCTAATCACCAAccgccccccacaatatcgtgataattatcgtatcgtgaccttcatatcgtgatatcgtatcgtgatatttggtaCATCCCTACCATCGATCCAGGaatgccaaaaaacaaaaacaaaaagtcgcaGTGAGGCGCCGTCTAAAAACTGTCCGCGGACACGCTTCGGACCTGCGGCCGGACCCGGTTCCGGCGGCACCCGAAGAGCCGGGCCGCCCCCCTGCGGCGGTACCGCTTGGACAGCAGCACGTAGAGCACGGGGTTGACGCTGGGGTGCAAGTACTGCAGCACCGTGCACGCCAAGTAGAAGAGCTCCCAGGCCCGCCCGGGGCGGTACAACCCCAGGTAGATGCACAGCTCCAGGACGTAGCCCGGCAGCCAGCACGCCGAGAAGACGGCGGAGGCCAGGAAGACCGTCAGCGAGGCCCGCCGCGTGTTCCTGGCGCCCGCCGCCGACATCACCGGACTGCTGCGCAGGAAGAGGGCCAGCCGCGCGTAGTTGACGGCGATCACCAGCATGGGGACCAAGTAGAAGAGCACAAACTGGCTGAGGACCACCTGGTAGTGGTGCTCCCGGACGGTGGGCAGGCAGAAGGTGACGTCAGGCAGGCTCTCCTTGGTGGCGAACATCCGCAGAGGCAGACTGACCAGGAAGCTCAGGGCCCAGACCAGCACCGACATGAGGACCGGCAGGTCGGCGCTGGGGGGCCGGTACGGGTTGGTGACGGTGGCGGCGCGGGCCAGCGACACGGCGCACAGCGAGTAGGCGCTGGCCGCCAGGCCGAAGGCCAGCAGGAACTGGTAGACCTTGCAGGACACGGGGCCCGCCGGCCACGAGCGGCTGAGGGCCGAGTGCAGCGTGAAGGGGACCAGCAGCAGGGTGAGCGAGTCGGCCAGCGACATGCTGAGGAGCAGGACGTCCAGGCGGTTCTTGCGCAGCGTCTTGCGCTTGGCGAACAAGGTGAAGACCCGCAGGTTGGCGCCCAGTCCCACGCACAGGATCGCGCCGCACGCGCAGGCGAACGCCACCGCGTAAGCGTTGGGGGCGGCCATGTTTGGCGCTCACCCGAACTTCACCTGTTGGGAAAAGGGAGTCAGGCGGACATTTTGGAAGGGGTTTTTGAAGCGATTTTGCCGGGTGGCAGAACCtgagtaaataaaacaaaacaaaaaaagctttccaccaaatttttattttttattttagaatttccTGAGAAGAAAGTCAATGAATCCAGCAGAACCTGCAGGAAGGGTCGTAACCCAAGCAAGTGGTCTTGAGCTTTAGACCAGATGTTCGAGATTGCATTTTGAAGGTCTTGGTCTTGTttaggttgggttttggttatgcatccatccatccatccacccacccatccatcatccatccaataatccatccatccatccatcatccatccaataatccatccatccatccacccatcattcatccatccatcatccatccatccacccacccatccatcatccatccaataatccatccatccatccatccatccatccatccatccatccatccacccacctttggatttattttcattttgcattcatttgtttccaaaaactgataaatacgttctattttaaatgttttgattcccaaagacgtatttatacgttttttgttttgttttgtttttaatgctagagcatacagcagtatttgatgcagcctctcaactgcaaagaacgattgaagaaatggtagttattatgaaaagtggccagcaggtggcagcagagtaaaggagatcagccacggccatgttgcaactgttctttgcagttgagaggctgcatcaaagccttctgtatgctttagcataaaaaaaaacaataaaaaaaacgtacaaatccgtctttgggacacttaaaacatttaaaaaaaacgtatttacacgttattgggagcaaatgagttaatgagtgattggtgtttatttcgtacttgtatatagtgatttaaaaaaaagaaaaagtgggaTTGATGTTGCATTGGGGACAGCCatgtttacttatttattttttaatttacttaaaaaaaaaaaaaaggacataagtacagcttttaataatccagaagacaaactTTTATGTTATGATATAGCAAATTTTCAATGACtcactttttaaaatgacgattaatcgaattaattaaattttattttatttatttatttttgctcaacCATACTTGAAAGTGGGTCCAAAATGACGAACGATGTTATTAGTCTCACAATATGAAAAAGATTCTTTTCCTTGCTTCAAACCGATTCTGTGAAATCATttcacaaatacacacaaaagacactcaccttttcatcatcatcttcatcatcttcacgACGGCTTCATTCAAATGGTGATTTTGTCGCTTTGTTTGCGACTCGAGCCGTCGGGAAGGCGGCAGGCGAGCCTTCCGTCCTCGCCGTCCTCGCCGTCCTCGCCGTCCTCGCCGTCCTCGCCGCGCGATTGCCCAAAACGCGGAAAAAAGCAAACGATGCTCGGCGGCTCCGATTCCTTCCGGATGAGCGACTTGAAAGCGGATCGGCTGATGAGCAGCTGTTGCGAGGACGACACGCGTACTTCCTCCTTCATCCGATCATCATCCACTCTCAATTTATCGACAActagaaaaaaatacaagcgCATCGCCACAATTCTTCGAATaacgtgacaaaaaaaacaaaaacaaataaaatacataaaattgacAAATTTGATTTGCCGGCCGGAACAGATGTTGCTTGGAACAACCAATCGGAGAAGGTGaaaatgatgatgtcatttgaaATGGGATTGCATAAAGAAAATTGTAGTTGAATGCTCGGGCAGATTAGATTGGCATAGCAACAAACAGGCTgacatctgattggacaaaaacaaacaacaacaaaaaaaaatcttacttccTCATACGTAGTCGTGAgaacaaatgaatgtaaattCATCGTGCAAATATTGCAATTTTGACATTTCCAAACAGTTTTTTTGCACAGGCCGGTGAATGATTGACGGCATCGTGCGTCCATTCTCGATAATGTGTTTGTGTTCATTGattgccattttttatttcttccccTTTGATTCCGCCGTTGAATTGATTTTTCGTCCTTTATCAGCCTTTTACGATTGCGCGTCATCTAATGGCTCACGACACTTAGCGCCAGCGTGAGGCCTTCGCTGGCCCTCCGATTCGACTCCGCCCGTCTGTGTTAAGAGAGAGAAAGTCAATACAAAACagtcctttcatttttttttaagtttcttttTAAAGCCGACACTCCAGTAAATATAAAATTGGCACATTTTCTGTAGAGAAAGACCAATATGCTTTTTTCGATTAATTGTAGTTCAGgaggccgatattcattttcagtaaaagggggaaaaaaatggagtcAAAATTTTATCAAATGCAAATTCCCAATTTTGACTTCATTGATATGtcttaaagaatatttttagtGAACAACATTTGTGTTAaaattctaagaaaaaaaagttcagggGTCATcagtatgtcttaaaaaaaaaaaaaaaaaaaaaaagaaaacttgaacGATACCatagttttttttacagtaaataattgatttaaaaaaaaaaaaaaatctaaataaccGCAATGTTAGACTTTCATGTACACTGTTAACCCGAATACgtcataacaaaaataataataataataataaataaataaataaataaaataaaatcggtAATCGGTTTCCTGAATTTGAGTTGATCAACTCAATTTTAAAACGACTGGATGAAGAAGTGCAAATCGTAAGTCCACAGTGTCCTTAGGAGCGTCACGGGaatgctggagcccatcccagctgttTTTCTGGAAGTAGGCGGGGACTGGGAGTGcgacaatatatcgatattgcgataaatcgtgatactttccTTCGATTATTGATACGCctgcgcaagtatcgcgatatttgtagttaatatatagccactataacggctccattatttatgactcattgagcaattacttggcgggccactagggggagcgcctcttAATATTCTTAAAGCGatatttcacttatttagcccattatagcaataaaaagtgaatattttgtctctaactaatttgataatttcattattttttacgtagaacttgtacctttaaaaacacattttgctgtcaactggaaatgacatcacaaagggcccaggtaaccaatcacagctcacagtttggtcatgtgacattcacaagctgagctgtgatttacctgagccctttgtgatgtcatttccagtcgacagctagttgcaaaatgtgtttttaaaggtactaa from Festucalex cinctus isolate MCC-2025b chromosome 3, RoL_Fcin_1.0, whole genome shotgun sequence harbors:
- the LOC144016780 gene encoding galanin receptor 2a translates to MAAPNAYAVAFACACGAILCVGLGANLRVFTLFAKRKTLRKNRLDVLLLSMSLADSLTLLLVPFTLHSALSRSWPAGPVSCKVYQFLLAFGLAASAYSLCAVSLARAATVTNPYRPPSADLPVLMSVLVWALSFLVSLPLRMFATKESLPDVTFCLPTVREHHYQVVLSQFVLFYLVPMLVIAVNYARLALFLRSSPVMSAAGARNTRRASLTVFLASAVFSACWLPGYVLELCIYLGLYRPGRAWELFYLACTVLQYLHPSVNPVLYVLLSKRYRRRGAARLFGCRRNRVRPQVRSVSADSF